In Mucilaginibacter auburnensis, the genomic stretch GCGGTTGGTGTAAGGTCAAAGCTAAACTGTTTACTGTTATCTAAGCCAAGGCTCAGGTTAGCAATGTTACCGCCCATTAACACGTTACCGCGTTGAATTTGTGCTTGTGCTGCAAAGCCGGTGAAGGCTAAAGCTGCTGCGATTAAAACTTTTTTCATGATTTTTTTGGATTGATGTTATTAGTTTAACGAAAATTCAACCCTACGGTTTTGCTGACGACCAGCTGCAGTTTTATTTGTTGCAATTGGTTGGTTTGGTCCGTAACCTGTAGCTTCAATTAATGACGCATTTGCACCTTGAGCTACCAAGTATGATTTAACCGCTTCGGCACGTGCTTTTGATAAAGCCATGTTAGTAGCCATTGAACCTGTATTATCTGTATGACCGGCAAGTTTCAAGCTAAAGCTTTTCTCTTTTAACAGATCAGCAACACGGTTAAGTGTTGGGTATGACTTTTCTTTGATAGTAGCTTTACCTAATTCAAACTCAAGGTTTTTAATAGCCTCACCAACTACACGGCGGTCAGATTCTGTTACAATAACACGTTCTCTAACAACCGGAGCAGGAGTTTTTAACGGGCAACCGGCACCATCAACTTGTGTACCTGCAGCTGTACCTGCGCATTTGTCAAATTTGTTCGCTACACCATCGGCATCATCATCAGCCATGTCTTTAGCATATTGTTGCTCTAAAGCAATACGTGCCTGCTCATCAGCCATACGTTTTTGTTCAGCTTCAGCTAAACGGCCTCTTAAGTAAGCACTTTCGGCAGCAGCAGCTTCACGTAGTGCAGCAGCAGCGCTGTAGTTTTGCAATTGCGGAGATGATTTTTTACCCAAGGCAATCTCAATACCTGCGTGAGCGTATGA encodes the following:
- a CDS encoding OmpA family protein, which produces MKLNFTKSLMVLAALSSSTAVFAQTYSDTTSRFDKKNFRTWSIGLHGGMLTHFTPFNSQNNGDFLTPQETWGYGGYIKKQILPGFGIQADFLAGTVQGSRANILPAGSNAQDVSSFKSTIQWSGALSMNITLANLSLNQKRSVLQPYFTAGAGVMSSSANVRNVPGSGNTTYDESIFIPVGAGFKLGLSRGINLDLGYNVNFVKSNRFDGVAGAMSDRFSYAHAGIEIALGKKSSPQLQNYSAAAALREAAAAESAYLRGRLAEAEQKRMADEQARIALEQQYAKDMADDDADGVANKFDKCAGTAAGTQVDGAGCPLKTPAPVVRERVIVTESDRRVVGEAIKNLEFELGKATIKEKSYPTLNRVADLLKEKSFSLKLAGHTDNTGSMATNMALSKARAEAVKSYLVAQGANASLIEATGYGPNQPIATNKTAAGRQQNRRVEFSLN